The Oncorhynchus kisutch isolate 150728-3 linkage group LG20, Okis_V2, whole genome shotgun sequence genome has a segment encoding these proteins:
- the zgc:56095 gene encoding ferritin, lower subunit, protein MQSQVNHNFHPESEVNINKLVNIKLTASYTYLSLGMYFDRDDVALRSFSSFFLERSVKEREQAEKLLEYQNMRGGRILLQLIPKPSREDWRGGLDAITFSLEFQKTLNTSLLEVHRGANTHTDPHLCDFLEQHFLSDSHDTIKKLGDHLGSLTRLTSSETHGSMGEYLFDKHTL, encoded by the exons ATGCAGTCGCAGGTAAATCACAACTTCCACCCAGAGAGTGAGGTGAACATCAACAAGCTGGTGAACATCAAGCTGACTGCATCCTACACCTACCTCTCCCTG GGGATGTATTTCGACAGGGACGATGTGGCTTTGCGCAGCTTCTCTAGTTTTTTCTTGGAGCGCtctgtgaaggagagagagcaggcagaaAAATTGCTGGAATACCAGAATATGAGAGGCGGTCGCATTCTCCTTCAGCTCATCCCT AAACCCAGCAGGGAGGACTGGCGAGGTGGCCTGGATGCCATCACCTTCTCCCTGGAGTTTCAGAAAACCCTCAACACGTCCCTCCTCGAAGTGCACCGTGGTGCCAACACTCACACTGACCCCCAT CTGTGTGACTTCCTAGAGCAGCACTTCCTGTCCGACAGCCATGACACCATCAAGAAGCTGGGTGACCATCTGGGCAGCCTGACCCGCCTCACTTCCTCCGAGACCCATGGCTCCATGGGAGAATACCTGTTTGACAAGCACACCCTGTAA